From the genome of Mycoplasma anserisalpingitidis, one region includes:
- the rplT gene encoding 50S ribosomal protein L20, with translation MARVKGGTVTRARRKKWLKLAKGYFGHKSVGYKVAKQAVVKSWTYAFRDRKQVKRDFRKLWIARINAATRAEGMSYSRFINGLKKANITINRKMLSELAINEPNTFKALVKIVEDQK, from the coding sequence ATGGCAAGAGTTAAAGGCGGAACAGTTACAAGAGCAAGACGTAAAAAATGATTAAAATTAGCTAAAGGATACTTTGGACACAAATCAGTAGGATACAAAGTAGCTAAACAAGCGGTTGTTAAATCATGAACATATGCGTTTAGAGACCGTAAACAAGTTAAAAGAGATTTCCGTAAATTATGAATCGCTCGTATTAACGCAGCTACTAGAGCTGAAGGAATGAGCTACTCAAGATTCATTAACGGATTAAAGAAAGCTAACATTACAATTAACAGAAAAATGCTTTCTGAATTAGCTATTAATGAACCTAATACATTTAAAGCATTAGTTAAAATCGTTGAAGATCAAAAATAA
- the rpmI gene encoding 50S ribosomal protein L35, protein MPKMKTKSALKKRIKITGTGKVLREQAFRSHLAQNKTTKQKRHARKSKLMSRSDIKRFKALF, encoded by the coding sequence ATGCCAAAGATGAAAACTAAAAGTGCGTTAAAAAAACGTATTAAAATCACTGGAACTGGTAAAGTTTTAAGAGAACAAGCTTTCCGTTCACATTTAGCACAAAACAAAACAACTAAACAAAAACGTCATGCCCGTAAATCAAAATTAATGTCTAGATCAGATATCAAAAGATTTAAAGCATTATTTTAG
- the infC gene encoding translation initiation factor IF-3, whose translation MIKAGNRKPSAEHYVNQAIPFKQVFLIGPDGEKIGVKYTNEAIEMAKSQKLDLVLIQVEPKPIARMLDYGKFKYDRKKKQKEIKEKQTNIQNREVRLTPMIGENDLLTKSRKAREFLLKGDRIKVSLKLRGREIGRQDLGLATLDKFFKTLEDIAEITKEAVLVNDRFLDMNLQPNKQKIAKYIKKLEDEKKNDVSTKEGE comes from the coding sequence ATTATAAAAGCAGGAAATAGAAAACCTAGTGCAGAGCACTATGTAAATCAAGCAATCCCTTTCAAACAAGTTTTTCTTATAGGACCTGATGGCGAAAAAATTGGTGTTAAATACACAAATGAAGCTATCGAGATGGCAAAAAGTCAAAAACTTGATTTGGTTTTAATTCAAGTTGAACCAAAACCAATTGCCAGAATGTTGGATTATGGAAAATTCAAATACGACCGTAAGAAAAAACAAAAAGAAATTAAGGAAAAACAAACTAACATACAAAATCGTGAAGTTCGCCTTACACCTATGATTGGTGAAAATGACTTACTTACAAAAAGTCGTAAAGCACGTGAATTCTTACTTAAAGGTGACAGAATTAAAGTTTCACTTAAGTTAAGGGGTCGTGAAATTGGGCGTCAAGATTTAGGTTTGGCTACATTGGATAAGTTTTTCAAAACTCTTGAAGATATAGCTGAAATCACAAAAGAAGCTGTGTTAGTAAATGATCGTTTTCTTGATATGAATCTCCAACCAAATAAACAAAAAATAGCTAAATACATTAAGAAGTTAGAAGACGAAAAGAAAAATGACGTCTCAACTAAAGAAGGAGAATAA
- a CDS encoding YgjP-like metallopeptidase domain-containing protein, which yields MHYQELDKLENIVEFNENNKPNLCYSWAQNENKLIINYNKNNDKDDKFIKKIQRKISKFHKINFYKKNSENYFVIFGKKIFYKYIPELKLISLLNEFNEIIICKNPKQISKSIDKYLATKLIELLKQTITDFNDPKLNEYNLIVKNNIKSFYGKINYSKKSFIFNLILIHHSIQEIKSVIFHEIAHFYTKGHNHDKVFYEKLIEICPEYKKYNDYLNNNKFI from the coding sequence ATGCATTATCAAGAATTAGATAAGTTAGAAAACATTGTTGAATTTAACGAAAATAATAAACCAAATTTGTGCTACTCTTGAGCACAAAATGAAAATAAATTAATTATCAATTACAATAAAAATAATGATAAAGATGACAAATTTATTAAAAAAATTCAACGCAAAATTTCAAAATTCCACAAAATAAATTTTTATAAAAAAAATTCAGAGAATTATTTTGTTATTTTTGGTAAAAAAATTTTTTACAAATATATACCTGAACTAAAACTCATTTCTTTATTAAATGAATTTAATGAAATTATTATTTGTAAAAATCCTAAACAAATTTCTAAATCTATTGATAAATATCTTGCAACTAAATTAATCGAGTTATTAAAGCAAACAATTACTGATTTTAATGATCCAAAATTAAATGAATATAATCTAATCGTAAAAAATAATATTAAAAGTTTTTATGGAAAAATAAATTACTCAAAGAAAAGTTTTATTTTTAATTTAATATTAATTCACCATTCAATTCAAGAAATTAAATCAGTTATTTTTCACGAAATTGCTCATTTTTATACCAAAGGTCATAATCACGACAAAGTTTTTTATGAAAAATTAATAGAAATTTGTCCAGAATACAAAAAATATAATGATTATTTAAATAATAATAAATTTATTTAA
- the plsY gene encoding glycerol-3-phosphate 1-O-acyltransferase PlsY yields MKIFVIILINLFIFIIGYLVGSLNTSIILSHKRKSQDIRDYNSKNAGATNSLRTYGGKFALAVLILDILKSYLTVMIFSLLTRFIPATSTYLIIPMLAGVGVVIGHIYPIFYNFKGGKGAACSLGVLIAINPLNLFISAFIFFSVIFITRYVSLASMLTAFLMIFVCFCPWMSQGILAIFKNNAGYFYIEGICFTVCAMLLIFAHRSNISRLINGTERKQKLSKSK; encoded by the coding sequence ATGAAAATTTTTGTAATAATTTTAATTAATTTATTTATTTTTATAATTGGATATTTAGTTGGAAGTCTAAACACTTCAATTATTTTAAGTCATAAAAGAAAATCGCAAGACATTCGTGATTATAATTCAAAAAATGCTGGGGCTACTAATTCATTACGTACTTATGGCGGAAAATTCGCCCTAGCAGTTCTAATTCTTGATATATTAAAATCTTACCTAACAGTTATGATTTTTTCACTTTTAACTAGATTTATACCAGCAACAAGTACTTATTTAATCATACCTATGCTAGCTGGTGTTGGGGTTGTAATCGGACACATATACCCTATTTTTTATAATTTCAAAGGTGGGAAAGGAGCTGCTTGTTCTCTTGGTGTTTTAATTGCAATAAATCCGTTGAATTTATTTATTTCAGCTTTTATATTTTTTAGTGTTATTTTTATCACAAGATATGTTTCACTCGCAAGTATGCTAACAGCATTTTTAATGATTTTTGTATGTTTTTGTCCATGAATGTCTCAAGGAATTCTTGCAATATTTAAAAATAATGCTGGATATTTCTATATCGAAGGAATTTGTTTTACTGTTTGTGCTATGTTATTGATTTTCGCACACAGAAGCAACATCTCAAGATTGATTAATGGTACCGAAAGAAAACAAAAACTTTCAAAGAGTAAATAG